A region of Halosolutus amylolyticus DNA encodes the following proteins:
- a CDS encoding glycosyltransferase family 4 protein, with protein MRIAFVSYETVHHRDTETNQRFQSIVDLLAANDHDVHVFCTQFWDGEQGRLERDDVTYHGVSVGPEARASFLLRLPFVLAAARPDVVHASAQPSGQVLAASLGATMARVPLLVEWYGDGGVADDRATRLAAGRPDWIVTPSELVGTWVRERGADGDLVERIPNPIDLERIRAVEPDERVDVIYARRLDDGANLESLLLALAELRDRDWEATVVGDGPERERYERLASDLRIDDRITFAGALSLDERIAAYRGAHVFAQTAEHCVFPTEMLWALAAGCVGIVEYHADSSAHELVEGWDRGFRTTSEDELADAILSAGELEHRDVDETFAEYDGDAVADRYLERYRALQDDRGVF; from the coding sequence ATGCGCATCGCGTTCGTCTCGTACGAGACGGTTCACCACCGCGATACCGAGACGAACCAGCGGTTCCAGTCGATCGTCGACCTGCTCGCGGCGAACGACCACGACGTGCACGTGTTCTGTACCCAGTTCTGGGACGGCGAGCAGGGTCGCCTCGAGCGCGACGACGTCACCTATCACGGCGTGTCGGTCGGGCCGGAGGCGAGGGCCTCGTTCCTGTTGCGGCTGCCGTTCGTCCTCGCGGCCGCGCGGCCGGACGTCGTCCACGCGAGCGCACAGCCGTCGGGACAGGTCCTCGCGGCCAGCCTGGGAGCGACGATGGCCCGCGTTCCGCTACTCGTCGAGTGGTACGGCGACGGCGGCGTCGCGGACGATCGAGCGACGCGGCTGGCGGCCGGCCGCCCGGACTGGATCGTCACTCCGTCCGAACTCGTCGGAACGTGGGTCCGGGAGCGCGGGGCCGACGGCGACCTCGTCGAGCGGATCCCGAACCCGATCGATCTGGAACGCATTCGAGCGGTCGAGCCGGACGAGCGCGTGGACGTGATCTACGCCCGCCGACTCGACGACGGTGCCAACCTCGAGAGCCTCCTGCTGGCGCTCGCGGAGCTTCGCGACCGGGACTGGGAGGCGACCGTCGTCGGCGACGGACCGGAACGTGAGCGGTACGAACGACTCGCGAGCGACCTCCGGATCGACGATCGGATCACGTTCGCCGGCGCGCTCTCGCTCGACGAGCGGATCGCGGCCTACCGCGGGGCCCACGTCTTTGCGCAGACGGCCGAACACTGCGTCTTCCCGACGGAGATGTTGTGGGCGCTGGCGGCCGGTTGCGTCGGGATCGTCGAGTACCACGCCGACTCCAGCGCCCACGAACTCGTCGAGGGCTGGGATCGCGGCTTTCGCACCACGAGCGAGGACGAACTCGCCGACGCGATTCTTTCGGCGGGCGAGCTCGAACACCGCGACGTCGACGAGACGTTCGCCGAGTACGACGGCGACGCCGTCGCCGATCGGTACCTGGAGCGGTATCGGGCGCTGCAGGACGATCGGGGCGTCTTTTGA